A DNA window from Entelurus aequoreus isolate RoL-2023_Sb linkage group LG24, RoL_Eaeq_v1.1, whole genome shotgun sequence contains the following coding sequences:
- the LOC133641430 gene encoding aminopeptidase Ey-like isoform X2 produces the protein MCVEETNLILIHSHKLNYTKFPNNHLAMLVSVDTGSKAPSILSSWRQKETQYLVLELDGKLMKDHRYRLQTKFTGELADDLGGFYRSEYMEGGETKVVATTQMQPTDARKAFPCFDEPAMKAVFHITLIHVNGTVALSNGEEKERSYVVVDGQSVQQTVFEPTEKMSTYLLAFIVSDFDHIADTIDGVKIRIFARKSAIAADQGVYALSKTGPILKFFEKYYNSSYPLPKSDQIALPDFNAGAMENWGLITYRETALLYDKSFSSNSNKERIASIISHELAHMWFGNLVTLRWWNDLWLNEGFASYVEYLGAHVAEPNWNVKDLIVLSDIHRVFAIDALASSHPLSSNEEDIQKPAQISELFDAISYSKGASVLRMLSDFLTEEVFTMGLRTYLAEFAFGNAVYTDLWKHLQMAVDATKTPLPNNTVHNIMNTWVLQMGFPVITINTMNGEVSQKHFLLDPDSEVTAPSPFNYEWIVPIKWMKNGFSQQPEWLTKKTDTISGMKMSGSEWLLANLKVVGYYRVNYDQGNWDRLLQTLSTNHSAIPVINRAQIVDDTFNLARAKVIPTLLALNTTKYLKNEREYMPWESALNNLDFFYLMFDRSEVYGPMQNYLQNQVVPLYKYYKTMTGNWAEVPIGHMDQYNQVNAISLACRTGLEECQDQTKKWFKEWMDTNINPIHPNLRSTVYCNAIAAGGAKEWAFAWSAFEKASIAIEADKLRAALSCTKQPWLLNRYLEYTLNSSKIRKQDATSTMVYIANNVIGQSLAWDFVRAHWSYIFTQYGGGSFSFSNLINGVTKRFSTEFELQQLKQFKADYAEVGFGSGTLAVDQSIERTIANMKWIAENKNNVLKWFTNESTHL, from the exons ATGTGTGTTGAAGAGACAAATCTGATTCTCATCCACTCCCACAAGCTAAACTACACCAAATTCCCAAACAACCATTTAGCCATGCTGGTCTCAGTCGATACTGGATCCAAAGCACCATCAATATTGTCCTCCTGGCGCCAGAAAGAGACTCAGTACCTTGTTCTGGAGCTGGATGGTAAACTGATGAAAGACCACAGGTACAGGCTGCAAACAAAATTTACTGGAGAACTGGCTGATGACCTCGGCGGCTTCTATAGAAGTGAATACATGGAAGGTGGAGAAACAAA GGTCGTGGCCACAACTCAGATGCAGCCAACAGATGCCAGGAAGGCCTTCCCTTGTTTTGATGAGCCGGCTATGAAAGCCGTTTTCCATATCACTCTGATCCATGTCAACGGAACTGTGGCACTGTCTAATGGCGAAGAAAAAG AAAGAAGCTATGTCGTTGTCGATGGTCAGTCTGTGCAACAGACAGTCTTTGAACCAACTGAGAAAATGTCCACCTATCTGCTGGCTTTTATTGTCAGTGACTTTGACCATATCGCTGACACAATTGATGGTGTTAAG ATCCGCATCTTTGCTCGGAAGTCTGCTATCGCGGCTGACCAAGGAGTGTATGCTCTTAGTAAAACTGGACCCATCTTGAAGTTTTTTGAAAAGTATTACAATTCCAGCTACCCTCTGCCCAAGTCTG ATCAGATTGCCCTACCCGACTTTAACGCTGGAGCCATGGAGAACTGGGGTCTAATCACCTACAGGGAGACAGCTCTCCTCTATGACAAATCTTTCTCCTCCAACTCCAACAAAGAGAGGATAGCTTCCATTATCTCCCATGAGCTTGCTCACATG TGGTTTGGGAATCTGGTGACCCTCAGGTGGTGGAATGACTTGTGGCTGAATGAAGGTTTCGCCTCCTACGTTGAGTACCTTGGAGCACATGTAGCTGAACCAAACTGGAATGTG AAAGACCTTATTGTGCTCAGTGACATCCACAGAGTGTTTGCCATCGATGCATTGGCCTCTTCTCACCCTTTGTCCTCGAACGAAGAAGACATCCAAAAACCAGCACAAATCAGTGAGCTGTTTGACGCCATTTCATACAGCAAG GGAGCATCTGTTCTGAGGATGTTGTCAGATTTCCTGACTGAAGAAGTGTTCACAATGGGACTCAGG ACCTACTTGGCAGAATTTGCATTTGGAAATGCAGTCTACACAGACCTATGGAAGCACCTGCAAATG GCGGTGGATGCCACTAAGACCCCTCTTCCCAACAACACAGTCCATAACATCATGAACACTTGGGTGCTGCAGATGGGCTTTCCTGTCATTACCATAAACACAATGAATGGAGAAGTGTCCCAGAAGCACTTTCTCCTGGATCCAGACTCTGAAGTTACCGCTCCATCTCCCTTTAA CTATGAATGGATTGTCCCCATCAAGTGGATGAAGAATGGCTTCTCCCAACAACCAGAATGGTTGACTAAAAAAACAG ACACAATATCGGGGATGAAGATGTCAGGCTCTGAGTGGCTACTGGCCAACCTCAAAGTGGTTGGTTACTACAGAGTCAACTATGACCAAGGCAACTGGGACAGACTTCTGCAGACTCTCAGTACCAATCATTCT GCTATACCAGTTATCAACAGAGCTCAGATAGTGGATGACACCTTCAATTTGGCCAG GGCAAAAGTCATCCCCACGCTGCTGGCTCTTAATACCACAAAGTATCTGAAAAATGAGAGGGAATATATGCCCTGGGAGTCAGCTCTGAACAACTTGGACTTCTTCTACCTGATGTTCGACCGCAGCGAGGTTTATGGTCCCATGCAG AACTATTTGCAGAACCAGGTCGTTCCTTTATATAAGTATTACAAGACCATGACAGGAAATTGGGCAGAAGTACCAATAGGGCATATGGACCA GTACAATCAGGTGAATGCCATCAGTCTGGCGTGCAGAACAGGTCTTGAAGAATGCCAAGACCAGACCAAGAAATGGTTCAAGGAATGGATGGATACTAATATCAACCC GATACACCCCAACCTGCGTTCCACCGTGTACTGCAATGCCATTGCAGCAGGGGGCGCCAAAGAGTGGGCGTTTGCTTGGTCAGCGTTTGAGAAGGCCTCCATTGCTATCGAAGCGGACAAACTCCGAGCTGCTCTGTCCTGCACAAAGCAGCCTTGGCTGCTCAACAG GTACCTTGAGTACACGCTGAATTCCAGCAAGATCCGAAAGCAGGATGCCACCTCCACCATGGTCTACATTGCCAACAATGTGATTGGTCAATCTCTGGCTTGGGACTTTGTCAGAGCTCATTGGTCATACATCTTCACTCA GTACGGTGGTGGATCTTTCTCCTTCTCCAACCTCATCAATGGAGTCACCAAACGCTTTTCCACAGAATTTGAGCTTCAGCAG ctgaagcagttcAAAGCAGATTATGCCGAGGTTGGTTTCGGCTCCGGGACTTTGGCAGTGGATCAATCCATCGAGAGAACCATCGCCAACATGAAGTGGATTGCAGAGAACAAGAACAATGTTCTAAAATGGTTCACAAATGAATCAACCCACTTGTGA
- the LOC133641430 gene encoding aminopeptidase N-like isoform X1 produces the protein MGKAFFISKGVGVVCIILGAGAVATIIALSVVYSQEKAKNDDQVLPTNGGSTSKPPGTTTVAPSNNPWDKYRLPKNLVPDLYYVTLWPRLTKDPTTGLYVFTGDSSVEFMCVEETNLILIHSHKLNYTKFPNNHLAMLVSVDTGSKAPSILSSWRQKETQYLVLELDGKLMKDHRYRLQTKFTGELADDLGGFYRSEYMEGGETKVVATTQMQPTDARKAFPCFDEPAMKAVFHITLIHVNGTVALSNGEEKERSYVVVDGQSVQQTVFEPTEKMSTYLLAFIVSDFDHIADTIDGVKIRIFARKSAIAADQGVYALSKTGPILKFFEKYYNSSYPLPKSDQIALPDFNAGAMENWGLITYRETALLYDKSFSSNSNKERIASIISHELAHMWFGNLVTLRWWNDLWLNEGFASYVEYLGAHVAEPNWNVKDLIVLSDIHRVFAIDALASSHPLSSNEEDIQKPAQISELFDAISYSKGASVLRMLSDFLTEEVFTMGLRTYLAEFAFGNAVYTDLWKHLQMAVDATKTPLPNNTVHNIMNTWVLQMGFPVITINTMNGEVSQKHFLLDPDSEVTAPSPFNYEWIVPIKWMKNGFSQQPEWLTKKTDTISGMKMSGSEWLLANLKVVGYYRVNYDQGNWDRLLQTLSTNHSAIPVINRAQIVDDTFNLARAKVIPTLLALNTTKYLKNEREYMPWESALNNLDFFYLMFDRSEVYGPMQNYLQNQVVPLYKYYKTMTGNWAEVPIGHMDQYNQVNAISLACRTGLEECQDQTKKWFKEWMDTNINPIHPNLRSTVYCNAIAAGGAKEWAFAWSAFEKASIAIEADKLRAALSCTKQPWLLNRYLEYTLNSSKIRKQDATSTMVYIANNVIGQSLAWDFVRAHWSYIFTQYGGGSFSFSNLINGVTKRFSTEFELQQLKQFKADYAEVGFGSGTLAVDQSIERTIANMKWIAENKNNVLKWFTNESTHL, from the exons ATGGGGAAAGCGTTTTTTATTAGTAAAGGTGTTGGGGTAGTTTGTATCATCCTGGGAGCGGGAGCAGTGGCCACAATAATAGCTCTTAGTGTCGTTTACTCACAAGAAAAGGCTAAAAATGATGATCAAGTATTGCCAACAAATGGAGGAAGTACATCCAAGCCCCCGGGGACCACGACGGTTGCCCCGTCTAACAACCCTTGGGACAAATATCGACTGCCCAAGAACCTGGTACCAGACCTCTATTATGTCACACTGTGGCCCCGGCTTACTAAAGATCCAACGACTGGTCTCTATGTCTTTACAG GTGATTCCAGTGTAGAGTTCATGTGTGTTGAAGAGACAAATCTGATTCTCATCCACTCCCACAAGCTAAACTACACCAAATTCCCAAACAACCATTTAGCCATGCTGGTCTCAGTCGATACTGGATCCAAAGCACCATCAATATTGTCCTCCTGGCGCCAGAAAGAGACTCAGTACCTTGTTCTGGAGCTGGATGGTAAACTGATGAAAGACCACAGGTACAGGCTGCAAACAAAATTTACTGGAGAACTGGCTGATGACCTCGGCGGCTTCTATAGAAGTGAATACATGGAAGGTGGAGAAACAAA GGTCGTGGCCACAACTCAGATGCAGCCAACAGATGCCAGGAAGGCCTTCCCTTGTTTTGATGAGCCGGCTATGAAAGCCGTTTTCCATATCACTCTGATCCATGTCAACGGAACTGTGGCACTGTCTAATGGCGAAGAAAAAG AAAGAAGCTATGTCGTTGTCGATGGTCAGTCTGTGCAACAGACAGTCTTTGAACCAACTGAGAAAATGTCCACCTATCTGCTGGCTTTTATTGTCAGTGACTTTGACCATATCGCTGACACAATTGATGGTGTTAAG ATCCGCATCTTTGCTCGGAAGTCTGCTATCGCGGCTGACCAAGGAGTGTATGCTCTTAGTAAAACTGGACCCATCTTGAAGTTTTTTGAAAAGTATTACAATTCCAGCTACCCTCTGCCCAAGTCTG ATCAGATTGCCCTACCCGACTTTAACGCTGGAGCCATGGAGAACTGGGGTCTAATCACCTACAGGGAGACAGCTCTCCTCTATGACAAATCTTTCTCCTCCAACTCCAACAAAGAGAGGATAGCTTCCATTATCTCCCATGAGCTTGCTCACATG TGGTTTGGGAATCTGGTGACCCTCAGGTGGTGGAATGACTTGTGGCTGAATGAAGGTTTCGCCTCCTACGTTGAGTACCTTGGAGCACATGTAGCTGAACCAAACTGGAATGTG AAAGACCTTATTGTGCTCAGTGACATCCACAGAGTGTTTGCCATCGATGCATTGGCCTCTTCTCACCCTTTGTCCTCGAACGAAGAAGACATCCAAAAACCAGCACAAATCAGTGAGCTGTTTGACGCCATTTCATACAGCAAG GGAGCATCTGTTCTGAGGATGTTGTCAGATTTCCTGACTGAAGAAGTGTTCACAATGGGACTCAGG ACCTACTTGGCAGAATTTGCATTTGGAAATGCAGTCTACACAGACCTATGGAAGCACCTGCAAATG GCGGTGGATGCCACTAAGACCCCTCTTCCCAACAACACAGTCCATAACATCATGAACACTTGGGTGCTGCAGATGGGCTTTCCTGTCATTACCATAAACACAATGAATGGAGAAGTGTCCCAGAAGCACTTTCTCCTGGATCCAGACTCTGAAGTTACCGCTCCATCTCCCTTTAA CTATGAATGGATTGTCCCCATCAAGTGGATGAAGAATGGCTTCTCCCAACAACCAGAATGGTTGACTAAAAAAACAG ACACAATATCGGGGATGAAGATGTCAGGCTCTGAGTGGCTACTGGCCAACCTCAAAGTGGTTGGTTACTACAGAGTCAACTATGACCAAGGCAACTGGGACAGACTTCTGCAGACTCTCAGTACCAATCATTCT GCTATACCAGTTATCAACAGAGCTCAGATAGTGGATGACACCTTCAATTTGGCCAG GGCAAAAGTCATCCCCACGCTGCTGGCTCTTAATACCACAAAGTATCTGAAAAATGAGAGGGAATATATGCCCTGGGAGTCAGCTCTGAACAACTTGGACTTCTTCTACCTGATGTTCGACCGCAGCGAGGTTTATGGTCCCATGCAG AACTATTTGCAGAACCAGGTCGTTCCTTTATATAAGTATTACAAGACCATGACAGGAAATTGGGCAGAAGTACCAATAGGGCATATGGACCA GTACAATCAGGTGAATGCCATCAGTCTGGCGTGCAGAACAGGTCTTGAAGAATGCCAAGACCAGACCAAGAAATGGTTCAAGGAATGGATGGATACTAATATCAACCC GATACACCCCAACCTGCGTTCCACCGTGTACTGCAATGCCATTGCAGCAGGGGGCGCCAAAGAGTGGGCGTTTGCTTGGTCAGCGTTTGAGAAGGCCTCCATTGCTATCGAAGCGGACAAACTCCGAGCTGCTCTGTCCTGCACAAAGCAGCCTTGGCTGCTCAACAG GTACCTTGAGTACACGCTGAATTCCAGCAAGATCCGAAAGCAGGATGCCACCTCCACCATGGTCTACATTGCCAACAATGTGATTGGTCAATCTCTGGCTTGGGACTTTGTCAGAGCTCATTGGTCATACATCTTCACTCA GTACGGTGGTGGATCTTTCTCCTTCTCCAACCTCATCAATGGAGTCACCAAACGCTTTTCCACAGAATTTGAGCTTCAGCAG ctgaagcagttcAAAGCAGATTATGCCGAGGTTGGTTTCGGCTCCGGGACTTTGGCAGTGGATCAATCCATCGAGAGAACCATCGCCAACATGAAGTGGATTGCAGAGAACAAGAACAATGTTCTAAAATGGTTCACAAATGAATCAACCCACTTGTGA
- the dnaaf4 gene encoding dynein assembly factor 4, axonemal: MPLLVTDHSWTQTQSMVYISVPLKGAKKVDVLSSDEYLKVHFPPFLLEVFLSELVDDDQSSAKIGNGVAVISLSKRTNKLWEHLAISTYDKETKKEIRLRALSKMQEKLAAEAQTKSEKKHKEKKYTLKTMMNIEKDEREKIQKMKDDERKSTTAELEAWQMKEKKKDEEGARLKVQSRTANQNQIKALKDNFDGGRSHESKVIFDQRSGNKDEGKKKHVALPAPRIPGNIEVSFTPRVFPTALRESMVAEEEEWLKKQAEARRTVNADVEELNDLREEERNPDWLKEKGNKCFAAGNYLGALNAYNLAIRLNRKIPALYSNRAACHLKLRNLHKAIEDSSKALELLTPAVSANAAARARAHVRRGSAFCQLELYTEGLQEYQAALKIDPNNETLQADTQKIRDIIQGSAP; this comes from the exons ATGCCTTTGCTAGTGACAGACCACTCCTGGACCCAGACACAGTCCATGGTCTACATTAGCGTCCCTCTGAAAGGAGCCAAGAAGGTGGACGTGTTGTCATCAGACGAGTACCTGAAG GTTCATTTCCCGCCTTTTCTATTAGAGGTCTTCCTGTCTGAGCTTGTTGACGATGATCAAAGCTCAGCAAAGATTGGAAATGGGGTAGCAGTCATCAGTTTGTCAAAGAGGACCAATAAACTGTGGGAGCATCTAGCAATAAGCACAT ATGATAAAGAAACAAAAAAGGAAATTAGACTCAGAGCACTGTCCAAAATGCAGGAAAAGCTTGCTGCAGAAGCCCAAACCAAATCGGAAAAAAAGCATAAAGAAAAGAAGTACACTCTGAAGACAATGATGAAT ATTGAAAAGGATGAGCGAGAAAAAATCCAGAAAATGAAGGACGACGAAAGAAAGTCAACCACTGCTGAACTAGAAGCGTGGCAaatgaaggagaagaagaaagacGAGGAAGGAGCGAGACTAAAAGTCCAGAGCCGGACAGCCaatcaaaatcaaataaaagCTCTTAAAGACAACTTTGACGGAGGCAGGTCACATGAATCAAAAGTCATATTTG aTCAAAGAAGTGGAAACAAAGACGAGGGCAAGAAAAAACACGTGGCTCTTCCTGCTCCAAGAATTCCGGGAAACATAGAGGTCTCGTTCACTCCTCGAGTTTTCCCCACAGCCCTCAGAGAGTCAATGGTTGCTGAGGAAGAGGAG TGGCTGAAAAAACAAGCAGAGGCCAGACGAACAGTTAATGCAGATGTGGAGGAGCTGAACGACTTAAGGGAGGAAGAGAGAAATCCTGATTGGTTGAAAGAGAAAGGAAA CAAATGTTTTGCAGCCGGAAACTACCTTGGTGCTCTGAACGCCTACAACCTGGCTATAAGGCTCAACAGAAAAATCCCAGCTCTGTATTCAAACAGGGCTGCGTGTCATCTGAAATTACGGAACCTTCACAAGGCCATCGAGGACTCCTCGAAG GCCCTTGAACTGCTGACTCCAGCCGTTTCTGCCAATGCTGCGGCCCGAGCCAGAGCACACGTGCGACGAGGGTCTGCTTTCTGCCAATTAGAGCTTTATACGGAAG